In Streptomyces liangshanensis, the DNA window GGCGCCCACCCCATGCGGGAGATCGCCGCGCAGTAGTTCGCCGCCGCGAAGGGAACGCCCGGGAACAGCCGTACCGCCAGCATCGAGCGGAACCCGTGCCGGCTCAACTGGCCGTCCGCGGCCTCGATCCAGCGCCCCCGCAACAACGGCCGCAACGCGTCCTGGCCGAGGAAACGGCCGAGGCCGAACGCCAGCCCCGCGCCCAGTACCGTCCCCGCGAGCGCCGCGGGCAGTCCCAGCGCCGTACCGAACAGGGCCCCCGCCCCGAGATTCAGCAGCGGGCGGGGGACGAACGCTACCGCGCACACGCCGTACGCCAGCGCGAACAACACTACGGCCGCGCTCCCGGTGAGCCGGGCCGGCCAGCCCTCCGAGAGGAGTCTCTGCGGTTCGTACAGCAGCACCAGCGTCCCGGCGGCGCCCAGTACCGCGACAAGGAGAGCGAACCGCGACCAGGGCGAGCGCAACGCCCTGGAGCAGCGGACAGCGATGCCCGGCGCAGGCCGGGTGGCGGTGTCGAGCATCCGGGGAGACTAACCGACGAACGTGTGTGATCGCCGCATCAGAGGTGACGGACCGGTGTGATGTGAGCAGTC includes these proteins:
- a CDS encoding TVP38/TMEM64 family protein — its product is MLDTATRPAPGIAVRCSRALRSPWSRFALLVAVLGAAGTLVLLYEPQRLLSEGWPARLTGSAAVVLFALAYGVCAVAFVPRPLLNLGAGALFGTALGLPAALAGTVLGAGLAFGLGRFLGQDALRPLLRGRWIEAADGQLSRHGFRSMLAVRLFPGVPFAAANYCAAISRMGWAPFLLATGLGSIPNTAAYVVAGSRASSPTSPIFLVAMGFIVLTGVGASIVAWRKRDALRGKDA